A part of Acaryochloris thomasi RCC1774 genomic DNA contains:
- a CDS encoding WD40 domain-containing protein, with the protein MQTLPDRYKVGGSLGFNHPTYVVRQADTELLTALKAGQFCYVFNCRQMGKSSLRVQAMHQLRALGMCCVSIDMTVMGGQATPQQWYGGVMTQLWQGLQLTQDVNLKSWLLDHAHLNPVQQLNQFLEDVLRVYCPDLQIFIFLDEIDKVLSLDFSLDDFFALIRSCYNQRADDPAYERLTFALFGVVAPANLIRDKAQTLFNIGQAIELTGFQFAEAQPLAQGLESIAERPGEVLQEILDWTGGQPFLTQKLCQGIARADLEIKAGQEAEAVEQFVRSQVITHWESQDQPIHLRTIRDRICRNPQTLGQLLGLYQTIWQQGQMAIDNSPEQSELRLCGLIVQHQDQLRLYNRIYREIFNQQWIDLTFSRLRPYASAIANWEASHRIDESQLLQGQALQSALQWATGSSLSSQDYQFLAASQALDNRLVLAAEREARQVQLLETQLAAEKNAKQQLADAYREAQRRLRLGSGILAFSLIGAIVSTGWLGYSWRQQRQSQAQALEWAGKSALKQFEFSQIEALITAMESSQVLTTLVSAQQLREDYPTTSPLTALQEILDKIDERNRLEGHEASITSIRFSPTKDQIATASRDGTIKLWTVQGKEINTFKGHQGDVYSVNFRPDGQQLVTASKDGSVKLWTLRGKNLATFTGHQGDVYNAVFSPDGQRIATASQDGTARLWTLQGQELIQLSHPGDVYSIAFSPDGEILATTSRDKTAKLWTLQGLELATLSGHQEPVFDVSFSPDGQYIATASGDTQVKLWSPQGKLIKTLQGHQRPVYDLSFSADAQRLATTSGDRTVKVWDVRNPKQAVLQRTLAGHRGAVYAAEFSPKGQALATAADDETIAHLWTLKQPNELPRQADAQRITSRSLSPNGQYILTALKDGTLFLSDRQGRKLRTFPLKSEVMTSLAFSPDSQKFAAASRQGTVRIWTLKGRQPTTFLAHPDTIYRLQFSPDGYQLATASRDGTAKLWTAEGQQLASFEGHRAAVYGVSFSSDGQKIATASDDATAKLWTVQGQELVTLTGHHSAVHDVGFGPRGQRIATAAGDGTAKIWTVQGKQLATLKHESSLVYRTSFSPDGQYLATGTKDGTLEIWNRQGKLKTAFTGHQDLIHSLQFLSNQELLAIAQNDLQAKAWPVEETTLERTQLLLGQGCQWLADYFASHPQARQEICRSRQ; encoded by the coding sequence ATGCAAACATTACCGGATCGTTACAAGGTAGGGGGCAGCCTGGGATTCAACCATCCCACCTACGTGGTTCGTCAGGCCGATACTGAGCTATTAACGGCGCTCAAGGCAGGCCAGTTTTGCTATGTTTTTAACTGCCGCCAGATGGGCAAGTCGAGCTTGCGGGTACAGGCGATGCACCAGCTTCGGGCGCTGGGCATGTGCTGTGTCTCTATCGATATGACGGTGATGGGGGGACAGGCCACGCCACAGCAGTGGTACGGCGGCGTGATGACGCAGCTTTGGCAGGGCCTACAGCTCACGCAAGACGTGAATCTTAAGAGTTGGTTGTTAGACCATGCCCACTTAAACCCGGTACAGCAGCTCAACCAGTTCCTAGAGGATGTGCTGCGGGTCTATTGCCCCGATCTGCAGATCTTTATCTTTCTCGATGAGATTGATAAGGTTTTGAGCCTTGACTTTTCTCTGGATGATTTCTTTGCCCTGATTCGCTCTTGCTATAACCAGCGGGCCGATGACCCTGCCTACGAGCGCCTGACCTTCGCTCTATTTGGCGTGGTGGCACCCGCTAATCTGATCCGAGATAAGGCTCAGACACTCTTTAATATTGGGCAAGCGATTGAATTGACGGGGTTTCAGTTTGCTGAAGCTCAGCCGCTGGCGCAGGGGTTAGAGAGCATTGCAGAGCGTCCGGGAGAGGTGCTGCAAGAGATTTTGGACTGGACCGGCGGTCAGCCTTTTTTAACGCAGAAGCTGTGCCAGGGCATTGCTCGAGCTGATCTTGAGATTAAAGCAGGGCAAGAAGCTGAGGCAGTGGAGCAGTTTGTGAGATCGCAAGTGATCACCCACTGGGAATCTCAAGATCAGCCGATTCACCTGCGAACCATCAGAGACCGCATCTGCCGCAACCCCCAGACCCTCGGCCAGCTTTTGGGCCTTTATCAAACCATTTGGCAGCAGGGACAGATGGCCATCGATAACAGTCCTGAGCAAAGTGAGCTACGTCTGTGCGGTCTCATCGTTCAGCACCAAGACCAGCTCCGTCTCTACAACCGCATTTACCGCGAGATCTTCAACCAGCAGTGGATTGACCTCACCTTCAGCCGCCTGCGCCCCTACGCCAGTGCGATCGCAAATTGGGAAGCCTCCCACCGCATTGACGAATCTCAACTTCTGCAGGGACAGGCCCTACAGAGCGCCCTGCAGTGGGCCACCGGCAGCAGCCTGAGCAGCCAGGACTATCAATTCTTAGCCGCCAGCCAAGCCTTAGATAACAGACTGGTTTTGGCTGCAGAACGCGAAGCGCGACAGGTTCAACTTCTAGAAACACAGCTAGCCGCCGAGAAAAACGCCAAGCAGCAGCTTGCCGATGCCTATAGAGAAGCCCAGCGACGGCTGCGGCTGGGGTCCGGTATTTTGGCGTTCTCTTTAATCGGGGCGATTGTCTCAACCGGCTGGCTCGGCTATAGCTGGCGACAGCAGCGTCAATCGCAGGCTCAGGCGCTAGAGTGGGCCGGCAAGAGCGCCCTAAAGCAATTTGAATTTAGTCAGATCGAGGCCCTAATTACAGCAATGGAGTCCAGTCAGGTCTTAACGACCCTTGTCTCAGCTCAGCAACTCCGCGAAGATTACCCCACCACATCACCCCTGACGGCCCTGCAGGAAATTCTGGACAAAATTGATGAGCGAAACCGCTTAGAAGGCCATGAAGCCAGCATCACTAGCATTCGATTTAGCCCCACCAAAGATCAGATTGCGACCGCCTCCCGAGACGGAACCATCAAGCTTTGGACTGTACAGGGCAAGGAAATAAACACGTTCAAGGGTCACCAAGGCGATGTCTACAGCGTCAATTTCCGTCCAGATGGGCAACAGTTGGTCACCGCCTCCAAAGATGGCTCGGTTAAGCTTTGGACGCTACGGGGGAAGAACCTGGCAACCTTTACAGGACATCAGGGCGACGTCTACAACGCCGTCTTTAGCCCCGACGGTCAACGCATCGCCACGGCCTCTCAGGACGGCACCGCCCGCCTCTGGACGCTACAGGGACAGGAACTCATACAGCTCAGTCACCCAGGCGACGTCTACAGCATTGCCTTTAGTCCTGATGGTGAAATACTAGCCACCACCTCACGGGATAAAACCGCGAAGCTGTGGACGCTTCAAGGCCTGGAACTCGCAACCCTCAGCGGCCACCAGGAACCCGTCTTTGACGTCAGCTTCAGCCCCGATGGCCAGTATATTGCGACGGCCTCCGGTGACACACAGGTGAAGCTCTGGTCCCCGCAAGGCAAGCTCATCAAGACGCTACAGGGACATCAGCGACCGGTCTACGACCTGAGCTTTAGTGCCGATGCTCAACGGTTGGCAACCACCTCCGGAGATCGCACCGTCAAGGTCTGGGACGTCCGTAATCCTAAGCAGGCAGTTCTACAAAGAACGCTGGCGGGTCATCGCGGGGCAGTCTATGCAGCGGAGTTCAGCCCTAAGGGGCAGGCCCTAGCAACCGCAGCCGATGATGAAACCATCGCTCACCTCTGGACGCTAAAGCAGCCCAACGAGCTACCCCGACAGGCAGATGCCCAACGCATTACCAGCCGAAGCCTTAGCCCAAACGGACAGTACATCCTCACGGCCCTAAAAGATGGAACGCTATTCCTCTCAGACCGCCAGGGCCGCAAGCTACGAACCTTTCCTCTTAAGTCAGAAGTGATGACCAGTCTGGCCTTTAGCCCTGACAGTCAAAAATTTGCGGCGGCTTCTAGACAGGGCACCGTCCGCATCTGGACGCTGAAGGGACGACAGCCCACCACATTTTTGGCCCACCCCGATACAATTTATCGTCTACAGTTCAGTCCAGATGGCTATCAACTGGCCACTGCTTCCAGAGACGGCACAGCTAAGCTATGGACGGCAGAAGGGCAGCAGCTCGCCTCCTTTGAAGGCCATCGCGCAGCGGTCTATGGCGTCAGCTTTAGCTCAGACGGGCAAAAAATTGCCACAGCTTCAGATGATGCCACCGCCAAGTTATGGACGGTTCAGGGTCAAGAGCTGGTAACGTTAACGGGGCATCATAGCGCAGTCCACGACGTTGGATTTGGCCCCCGAGGTCAGCGAATTGCCACGGCGGCAGGGGATGGCACAGCCAAGATTTGGACGGTCCAGGGCAAGCAGCTAGCCACGCTGAAGCATGAGTCTAGCCTCGTTTATCGGACGAGCTTTAGCCCCGATGGGCAGTATCTTGCCACCGGCACCAAGGATGGCACGCTCGAAATCTGGAACCGCCAAGGCAAGCTAAAAACGGCCTTCACAGGGCATCAAGATCTGATTCATAGCCTGCAGTTCCTCTCAAATCAAGAGCTACTGGCCATTGCCCAAAACGATCTGCAGGCGAAAGCTTGGCCCGTCGAAGAGACGACGCTAGAGCGGACTCAGTTGCTTCTCGGCCAAGGCTGCCAGTGGTTAGCAGACTATTTTGCCAGCCATCCCCAAGCGCGCCAAGAGATCTGTCGCTCAAGACAATGA